The Butyricimonas faecalis genomic sequence TTATTGATATTTCTATGATTAATAAAACAAAAATACGATATGATATAGACCAAATACGCTTCAAAATAGAAGATAAAAAACAAACAAAGGCTACTAATTTTCAATCTATAGAAATACTTCCATTGATGCAAGTTAATAAGAATCTTGTTTTCAAGAAGAACTATCGAAATATTTTTGTCTTTGAAAAATTTACTTTCCCAGACGAAAAAGTTCTTACCATAGAAATATCTGAAAAACAGATTTCAGGACGTACTATAACATTAAGAATTGATTATGCAGACATTCTTCATGCAGATGCTTTTACCGAATAAATAAAAACAGGAATTAATATGGAAACAAACTCACGCCCAGAGGCAACCGCTTCCCCCGTTAAGCAGGGACAGTACAGCCCACGGAAAAGGAAAGACACCACGCCGAAAGTAAACCCGCAGCTTGCGGTAGAACTGGTATATCAAGAATTGAAACGTGTCGAAGCCTATACAAAGCGCATAGAAAAGGCTATGGAAAAAGGCAGCCAACTTGAGATGTCTATAGAAGAACTAATAAAAACATTAAAAGAAGAATCCAAGAAGCGAGAAGAATATTACATTTTAAAGCGAGGTATTTTGTTAACACAGATACTCCTTCTCGGTTTTTTAATTTTAATTGCTATATATAAATTCTGGTTTTAATAATTAAAAATAAAACATATGAATATTCTCAATGAGAAAAAAGAAGTAACTCCAATTATAACCCCAAGTCTTGGTTATAAATTACGTTCCATTAACTGGAACGAGGATTTCTATTTTGACAACCCCATTGATAAAGAGAAAATAAATAGTATTCCCAAAGCTATAGAAATATCCAAAGATATATTTCTTGCTATTGAGAAGAGTGGAATGCAGTATAGAGAAACTTATAAATGGGATGAATATTTATACTTCAAAATGACAGCGGAAAATATTTTTGCAGCAACCATATACTATTACTGCAAACACTATCCTAAAGAATATTGTAATCTTGCTTACATCATAGCAACCGTATGTAATCCTGATATAAGTATTTTGTCAGAAATGCTAAAGCGTGATAGGGAAACTGAAATATTTATAAGAGGATTGAATGAGTGTCATACCTTAAATGTTGGTTCGGAATTCACTGGAATCAAAAATGAATTAACCACATATTTAGGAAGGCTATATACTAAAGAATTCTTCTATTTGTTCACAGAAGGAAAATATTCCCCTAATACATCCCAATTTATCCTACTTCACTATTTCGATAATGTAATATGGCAAGTGGAACAATTACAGAAAAATGGTTTTTTGTTCTTGGAATCAAATATAAAAAAAGAGAATGATGAAGAATCCTTATATGATAGTTATGATGATGGCATTCCTATAAAATTTCTAATAAACAAAGGGCGTCTTGATTTTTCGAAAATCATGTATGAATCCACAGAAAAAAAATGAAACTAACAATATTAAATAATAACACAATGAAGAAAATTATATTTCTTATTATGATTTCATTTATTTCCCTAAAGTCAATGGCTGGTGATGGTGATAAGTTTTTTAATATTTCAGGAGGTTGGCAATGGAAAAATACTGTCAATGCAGTTGTAGGGCTGGAGTTTGAAGGTAAATATCACAATGCTTATGAACTATATATTGATTTAGCTACAGCATATGATAAATGCCCGGTATGTAATAAGGTATGCTCTGATAGTTTCTGGAGCTATAAAACATTCGGCATAGGTGCAGCATATAAACCTACAATCTCACGAGGCAAAAACAGTAATTTAAGATGGAGGTTTGGAGCAGATTTAGGAGCTAACAGAAAAGGGTTTCAGGCTTCCATTGATATAGGTTTAGAATATAGCTATTCATTTAGAAATGGAATGCAAGTCTTTGTAATGCAAAAAAATGATTTTGTATTTTGGACACGTGACCATTTCCGAAATGGATTATTAGTAGGTGTTAAATTTCCAATAAATAAATAAATAAATAAGTATGAAAAAAATATATATAATTCTATTATCCATTATAGGGGTAATATCATCATGTACAAAACACGAAGATATTATAGACACATCATTACAGCCGGGTAGTATCTTATGTAGTGATGGAAGTATAGTGCATCCCTCGCTTTTTTCACCCAGTGAAAAAGAAGCCATTGGAGTTGTATTTTGGTGTAATGATGGGAATAATCCAAATATAAAAGAAACCGCTTATGCCGTTTCATTAGAAGATTTAGAAGAAAATCCTTTAATAGACACAGACGAGGATATAGCTAATGTTTCGGAAGATGAAAACAGCTTTGATGGAGCAGCTAATACTGCCGCAATAATGAACTTTGCTATAAAGGATAGCTTAGCTTATCCAGCAGCTCAAAAAGCTATAGAATATGCGCCAAAAGGTGTTACAGGTTGGTTTATTGGCTCTATCGCACAAAACAAAGCAATCTCTAATAATCTTGAAAAGATATATTCTTCTTTCTCAATCATTGGAGGAACGCACTTTGATGGTTGGTACTGGAGTTCTACAGAAGATGGAGCAGGAAAAGATACTCCTAAAGTGTTTGCACTAATTTCTTCATTAACAAAAGGAAGAGCAACCAGTACAAGCAAAAGAAATTCATTTAAAATCAGACCTATTATAGCAATAAGATAATCATGAAAAAGAAAATAATTATACTAGCAGCCTTCGTTATTACATTTTTTACCGCATGTACTTCAACGCATATGATAACTTTCAGTAACGCTGAACTAAGCGACAAAGAAAAAGACATGATAGAAAATAATAGCAACTATTCAACCGCTTCAATAGTTGGTGGAAGTGCAAAATTAGTTAAGGAAGAAAGAGATAAAGCTATCCAAGAAAAGATAGAAGCTAGAAGAAATAAACTAAAAGCTATTGATGGCTTATCAATCTCCAGCTATAAAGATAAAAATGGAAAAGAACAGTTTAAAGCAACAGCTCAAAGTGAAATCTTATTCAAATTTGATTCATATGAATTAAATGAAGAAGCTCAAAAAATGCTTTCTGACTTATGTAATATCATTACTGAAATACCCAATACTAAGATTAAAATAATTGGGCATACTGACAATATAGGAGAAAAACAATACAATATCATACTTTCTAAAAATAGAGCAGCAGCAGTAGGAAATTACCTTAGAACCGCTGGTATAGAAACAAACAACATAACAGAAGATGGAAAAGGATATAGCGAACCCATTGCAGACAATACAAGTGAAGCTGGACGTGCTAAAAATAGGAGAGTAGAAATATTTATCACAAATGATGAATATTAAAAAGAGAGATTTCTATTAATAAAGACCGGGAGATAAAACTCTCGGTCTTTATTAATAGTCTGGAAAGAAATTGATACCGTACTTTTCGGAGTTGCGGCATTGATGGGTAAACATGGCATGATGAAATGATACCGAATTATCATTCCTGGCACACCCTGCAGAACGACCTTTTGATACCAAATACAAAAGCAGCCGGAAGCCGGACGCAAAAAATTGATACCATAAAACATTAGGGAAAAAGAACAGGAACAAAATACAATATTATATATATAAATAATATACGAATATATAATATATAAACAAATAATATATAATATATGATTAATATACTCCACTTCCAGAAAAAGCAACACGAAGAATCTTCTTTTCCCTAAAGTTCTTTGTGTCGTTTCTCTCTATATCTGAATACAGAAAAACGGCTGCATCATAAAAGAAAAGACACCGACACCATTCAGGAACTACCGCCCATCGGCAAAAGGATTGCATCTAATTGATACCTTTTCTGCCTGCACTGGAGAGAAACCGGGAAGGTATTTGATACCGTACTTTTCCGGGTTCTGCCCGGCATGGACGATAAGAGAACATTATTATGATACCAAAAACCTTAGGGAAAAATAAAACCTCGGCAGTCTATAAACCTAAAACCATTTTTAACAAAAATAATTGTCCTATTATTTGCGACATTTATAGAAAATCACTATCTTTGAGTATTGAAAATAAAGAGATAAACAAACCTTTAAAGCTGGTTTGGCTGCCAGTATAAAGAACAGCAAACAAAATTATGAATATCTTAAGATTTCTTTTAAGTAGCCTTTTATGGGCTATTGGTGGGGTTCTTGTATTAGCAATCTATGCGTATAGTGAACTAGTCTATTTGATTTTTATTTGCATTGCAATACTAGGATTAACCATCTACTACAGAAAATCCATAATAAAAATGTACGCAGAAATCTTTAATGAGCTAGGAATCAATAAGTATGTTATACAAATTAAAAATCTAAAGAAATACAAAGAACCTATTTACAAACTAATCAATACAATAGGTCTATGATAATTGTTTTTTCTCTATCTTTGCTAAATACATCAGCAAGATAGCTATATAAAATTAGAAAATAAATAGTTATGGAAACTAATCAAACATATCAAAATGAACTTGGTTCGGCTATGCTCCCATTTGTTATGAGAGAATTGGTTGATACAGTCATGAAAAGAAAAACGCTACCTTTAGAAGATGCGTTATACTATATATATTCTTCCAATTTGTACAAGGCATTATTGGACGAGAATACAAAACTATGGTATTCAAGTACATTATCACTTTATGAAGCATTAGAAAAAGAGAAAACAGAACAGAAGAAAGTACAAAAGGACAATCCAAAGATATTGCTTTTTCAAATGTTTTGTGCTGAAAATTACAGGGAAACTAAAAATATAAGTGCTAAAGAAACTCTTTTGCTGTTTTCCAATCATGGCGTTTTTGAATTTCTATATGAAAATTTTGAAATGCTGCACACACAAGATACAGAGTATATATTAGATACTATAATAACTTATATCAATAAAAAGGCATGAAACTATATCACGGCTCAACAGTTACCGTCAAATCCCCTAATATACAGAAAGGGCGTAAAGCTACTGACTTTGGAAAAGGATTCTATACGACAACTAATTTTGAACAGGCTAAGAAGTGGGCAATACTCAAAAGAAATCGGGAACATGGTAAAAAAGCGGTCGTTTCAGTTTATGAAGTCCCCGATAATATTCTTGATAGAGAGTTTTCAGTCCTTCGATTTGATGGGGCTACAAAAGAGTGGCTGGAGTTTGTAGTTAATAACCGCAGAGGAAAAGGAAAAAACAGCTATGATTTAATAATGGGACCCGTTGCCAATGACCAGTTATATGCAACAATCCGGCTTTATGAACAAGGTGTTGTTACGGCTGATGCAGCAATTGAAATGCTAAAGACCCATAAGCTTTTTAACCAACTTTCATTTCATACAGTGAAAGTTATTCCATTATTAAAATTCACAGAATCTATTGAAGTATAAATCATAAAACTATAATGAACCATGAATAAAGAAATGAGCTTGGATGTTGCGCTCGACATTATCGGGACACTCCGCATGATGAAGATAGATGAAATATCAGAAGAGAAGGATGAAAACAGAAAAAAAATACTGCAAAAAGAACTTTCTGTTCTCAACACAGAAGAAAAAATAGCAAATGGATTGTTGCAGTTTGAAGTTTCTGAAAATGTGCGCTTATCAGTCATGGATAAGATACAAAACTATTACGCACCTAAATTGAAAGCATATTATGCAACGCTATGAAGTAGAAGCCATCTTTGAACAAAAAAAAGATGGCTTATTTGAGGACATCAATATATCATCACAAAAGCCTATTGCTATAATCTTAGGTGGACAACCAGCTTGCGGAAAAAGCACTCTTATAAATGTTGCAAAGAAAGACCATCCTAACTTAGATTTTCTCACTGTTAATGGTGACCTTTACAGACAGTTTCACCCCAATAAGGAACTAATAAAAGACCCTATTAAATACCCCATTGAAACCCAGATTTTTTCTAGCGTTTTTACAGAAAAACTAATAGAAGAAGCCATTAAACGGAAATGCAATATTATTATAGAAGGAACTATGAGAAATC encodes the following:
- a CDS encoding hydroxylase; amino-acid sequence: MNILNEKKEVTPIITPSLGYKLRSINWNEDFYFDNPIDKEKINSIPKAIEISKDIFLAIEKSGMQYRETYKWDEYLYFKMTAENIFAATIYYYCKHYPKEYCNLAYIIATVCNPDISILSEMLKRDRETEIFIRGLNECHTLNVGSEFTGIKNELTTYLGRLYTKEFFYLFTEGKYSPNTSQFILLHYFDNVIWQVEQLQKNGFLFLESNIKKENDEESLYDSYDDGIPIKFLINKGRLDFSKIMYESTEKK
- a CDS encoding OmpA family protein — its product is MKKKIIILAAFVITFFTACTSTHMITFSNAELSDKEKDMIENNSNYSTASIVGGSAKLVKEERDKAIQEKIEARRNKLKAIDGLSISSYKDKNGKEQFKATAQSEILFKFDSYELNEEAQKMLSDLCNIITEIPNTKIKIIGHTDNIGEKQYNIILSKNRAAAVGNYLRTAGIETNNITEDGKGYSEPIADNTSEAGRAKNRRVEIFITNDEY
- a CDS encoding DUF3791 domain-containing protein encodes the protein METNQTYQNELGSAMLPFVMRELVDTVMKRKTLPLEDALYYIYSSNLYKALLDENTKLWYSSTLSLYEALEKEKTEQKKVQKDNPKILLFQMFCAENYRETKNISAKETLLLFSNHGVFEFLYENFEMLHTQDTEYILDTIITYINKKA
- a CDS encoding DUF3990 domain-containing protein — protein: MKLYHGSTVTVKSPNIQKGRKATDFGKGFYTTTNFEQAKKWAILKRNREHGKKAVVSVYEVPDNILDREFSVLRFDGATKEWLEFVVNNRRGKGKNSYDLIMGPVANDQLYATIRLYEQGVVTADAAIEMLKTHKLFNQLSFHTVKVIPLLKFTESIEV